One genomic segment of Diceros bicornis minor isolate mBicDic1 chromosome 13, mDicBic1.mat.cur, whole genome shotgun sequence includes these proteins:
- the PDZK1IP1 gene encoding PDZK1-interacting protein 1, whose amino-acid sequence MSALGLVTLGLLTAVPPASCQQGLGNLQPWMQGLIAVAVFLVLVAIAFAVNHFWCQEEPEPMNMVMTTGNKAEGIMVGTDGRYSSMVASFRSSEHENAYENIPEEEGRVRSTPM is encoded by the exons ATGTCAGCCCTCGGCCTGGTCACTCTGGGCCTGCTCACAGCAGTGCCCCCGGCCAGCTGTCAACAAG GCCTGGGGAACCTGCAGCCCTGGATGCAGGGCCTGATCGCCGTGGCCGTGTTCCTGGTCCTTGTTGCAATCGCCTTTGCTGTCAACCACTTCTGGTGCCAGGAAGAGCC GGAGCCCATGAACATGGTCATGACCACTGGAAACAAGGCAGAGGGGATCATGGTAGGAACGGACGGAAGGTACTCCTCGATGGTGGCCAGCTTCAG GTCCAGTGAGCACGAGAATGCCTACGAGAACATTCCTGAGGAAGAGGGCAGGGTCCGGAGCACCCCCATGTGA